TCGCGGACGCGGACGGAAGGCGCGGAGCTCACGCCCGGGAGGCGGCGGCCGAGGAAGGCGAGGCGGTCTCGGCCTTCAGGCGCTCCGCCTGGAAGTGGGCCACCAGCGGGTCGAGCAGCGGGTCGAGGTTGCCGTCCATGAACGATTCGATCTGATGAATCGTCTCGTTGACACGGTGATCCGAGACACGGCTCTGGGGAAAGTTGTAGGTGCGGATCTTCTCCGACCGATCGCCCGTGCCGATCTGCGTGCGCCGGTCCTTGGCGATCGACTCGTGCTGCTCGTGCCGGGCGATGTCCATCAGGCGGGAGCGCAGCACGCGCAAGGCCTTGGCCTTGTTTTTGTGCTGCGACTTCTCGTCCTGGCACTGCACCACCAGCCCGCTGGGCAGATGGGTGATGCGGATGGCGGAATAGGTGGTGTTGACGCTCTGGCCGCCCGGGCCGGTGGAGCAGAAGCGGTCGATCCGGAGGTCTTTCTCCTGGATGTCGACCTCCACCTCCTCCGCCTCGGGGAGGACCGCCACCGTCGCCGTGGAGGTATGGATGCGGCCCGAGGCCTCGGTCTTTGGGACGCGCTGCACCCGATGAACGCCGCTCTCGAACCGCAGCCGGGAAAAGGCGCTCTTGCCGTCGATGGTGGCGATCACCTCACGGATCCCGCCGAGCGGCGACTCGCTCAGGTCGAGGACCTCCAGCTTCCACCCCTTGCGCTCGACGTACCGGCTGTACATCCGGAACAGCTCCTGGGCGAACAGAGCCGCCTCCTCGCCGCCCGTGCCGGCGCGCACCTCCAGGATGACGTTCTTCTCGTCGTTCGGATCCTTGGGCACGAGCAGGACCTTGAGCTCTTCCAGCAGGGTTTCGCGCCGCCGCTGCAGCGTCTCGCGCTCCTCGGTGGCGAGCTGGCGCAGCTCGGGATCTCCGCCCCGCAGGATCTTCTCGTTTTCCAGGATCTCCTCTTCGATCCCCTTGAAGTCGCGGTAGGCCTCGACCACCCGCTCGAGGTCGGCGTAGATCTTCGCGTCGGCGAGGTAGCGCGCTTTGTCCTTCATCGCGTCGGCGTCGCTCATGCGGCGGGACAAGTCCTCGTACTGCCGTTCCATGGCGTTCAGCTTCTCGAACATGTCCGGTCCCTACCCTTCAAAGGGGCGCCAGCTCGACTCCGGCGTCGATTTCACCGCCCAGCGCGGCCCGCAGCGCCTCGATCGCCACCTGCAGCTGATCGTCGCTGGGCTCGCGGGTGGTCAGACGCTGCAGCCACAGCCCCGGCGTCACGAGCAGCGCGAACAGCAGCCGGCGGCGGTTCCGGGCGCTGACGCGCAGCACCTCGAACGAGGCTCCGGCAATCAGCGGCAGCAGGAGGACCCTGGCCAGCAGCTTCGCGGCGAAAGGCGCCGAGCCGGGAATCAGCGAGAAGGCCAGGATCGAGATCAGCATCACGAACAGCAGGAAGCTGGTGCCGCAGCGCGGGTGCAGAGTGGAATGGCGCCGCGCTCCCTCGACCGTCAGCGGATCGCCCGCCTCGTAAGCCGACACCACCTTGTGCTCCGCACCGTGGTACTGGAAGACCCGGCGCATGTCCTCCATCGAGGAGATCGCCAGGATATACCCGACCAGCAGCCCGATCCGGATCCCCCCTTCGACCAGGTTGAAGGCGATTGGCTGCCGCAGCGCCGGCACGAGCCGGGCCACCCCCTCGGTGGCCAGCAGCGGCACGTAGAAGAACAGTCCGACGGCGAACAGAACGGCGAAGAGGAGCGAAAA
The Candidatus Polarisedimenticolia bacterium genome window above contains:
- the prfA gene encoding peptide chain release factor 1, translating into MFEKLNAMERQYEDLSRRMSDADAMKDKARYLADAKIYADLERVVEAYRDFKGIEEEILENEKILRGGDPELRQLATEERETLQRRRETLLEELKVLLVPKDPNDEKNVILEVRAGTGGEEAALFAQELFRMYSRYVERKGWKLEVLDLSESPLGGIREVIATIDGKSAFSRLRFESGVHRVQRVPKTEASGRIHTSTATVAVLPEAEEVEVDIQEKDLRIDRFCSTGPGGQSVNTTYSAIRITHLPSGLVVQCQDEKSQHKNKAKALRVLRSRLMDIARHEQHESIAKDRRTQIGTGDRSEKIRTYNFPQSRVSDHRVNETIHQIESFMDGNLDPLLDPLVAHFQAERLKAETASPSSAAASRA
- a CDS encoding DUF1385 domain-containing protein, with the protein product MSEEVLLGGQAVLEGVMMRAPGAYAVSVRKKGGRVVTVRREVARWSDRRPYLKAPVLRGVVVLFQSMALGMSALNFSAEQAMEEDEPAAEAGASSGGWALGFSLLFAVLFAVGLFFYVPLLATEGVARLVPALRQPIAFNLVEGGIRIGLLVGYILAISSMEDMRRVFQYHGAEHKVVSAYEAGDPLTVEGARRHSTLHPRCGTSFLLFVMLISILAFSLIPGSAPFAAKLLARVLLLPLIAGASFEVLRVSARNRRRLLFALLVTPGLWLQRLTTREPSDDQLQVAIEALRAALGGEIDAGVELAPL